The following proteins are encoded in a genomic region of Arcobacter cloacae:
- a CDS encoding bifunctional diguanylate cyclase/phosphodiesterase: MDKNIDYYKEVFNNISQPVFLMEESYFIDANYKALELFNMNSLDELILLHPSQISPKYQPDGTLSIDKSNYYIQKCYKEGECTFEWLSKRLDNKTFLIEVSLKKISINNKDMIQATLKDIETIKTLKDEVLKQKMQLEQKDNFINKINQTILTTSDESKNLYDSLLLLEEYKKALDESSIVSKADLNGVITYVNDKFCEISGYTKEELIGRNHNIIRHPDTKKDFFTQLWNTINQKKTFKGIIKNKKKSGQAYYVDSTIIPILDKNNNIVEYIAIRNDISALFEKDELIYEQFTDELTALPNRQRLLNDLKNLVSPKLALINIDRFKDINNSYGIEIGDKILKSFAKRLLTFKSTNLNIYRISGDIFAFLAFGNFKLTELHKTCINLNTLCDRESFLIDEDNFDISFTIGIADYNEKILTHAEIALYWAKKINIDIGIFDENMPIYKDLKSNVELTKDIKQSLKDDNILIYGQKIIDNKTKNLKYETLMRMKLSNGKILSPFVFLEHAKKARLYPMMTKKVIEKSCEYFKDNDSVFSINLMIEDIKNEKTINFLFSKLMETKVANRVILEIVESEGIEKFEEVGDFIRKAKSLGCRVAIDDFGTGYSNFEYIIKLNVDFLKIDGSLIKNIHINENIRLTVLTIVNFAKVLGIKTVAEFVHCQEVQDVVESLGIDFSQGYLFHEPEHLV; the protein is encoded by the coding sequence ATGGATAAAAATATTGATTATTATAAAGAAGTATTTAATAATATTTCACAGCCAGTTTTTTTGATGGAAGAATCATATTTTATCGATGCAAATTATAAAGCTTTGGAGTTATTTAATATGAACTCCCTAGATGAACTTATTTTATTACACCCTTCTCAAATATCCCCAAAATACCAACCAGATGGAACTCTTTCTATTGATAAATCAAATTACTATATTCAAAAGTGTTATAAAGAGGGAGAGTGTACTTTTGAATGGTTATCTAAAAGACTTGATAATAAAACTTTTTTAATAGAAGTAAGTTTGAAAAAAATATCTATTAATAATAAAGATATGATTCAAGCAACACTTAAAGACATAGAGACTATTAAAACTTTAAAAGATGAAGTTTTAAAACAAAAAATGCAGTTAGAACAAAAAGATAATTTTATTAATAAAATAAATCAAACGATTTTGACAACAAGTGATGAGAGTAAGAATTTATATGATTCTTTATTATTACTTGAAGAGTATAAAAAAGCTTTAGATGAGAGTTCAATTGTTTCAAAAGCTGATTTAAATGGAGTTATTACTTATGTAAATGATAAGTTTTGTGAAATCTCAGGATATACAAAAGAGGAATTAATAGGAAGAAATCACAATATAATAAGGCATCCTGATACAAAAAAAGATTTTTTTACTCAATTATGGAATACAATAAATCAAAAAAAGACATTTAAAGGGATAATAAAAAATAAAAAAAAGAGTGGTCAAGCCTATTATGTTGATTCAACAATAATTCCTATATTGGATAAGAATAATAATATTGTTGAGTATATTGCAATAAGAAATGATATTAGTGCATTATTTGAAAAAGATGAGTTAATATATGAACAATTTACTGATGAATTAACAGCTTTACCCAATAGACAAAGACTTTTAAATGATTTGAAAAATTTAGTTTCACCAAAACTTGCTTTGATAAATATAGATAGATTTAAAGATATAAATAACTCTTATGGTATAGAAATAGGAGACAAAATATTAAAAAGTTTTGCAAAGAGATTATTAACATTTAAAAGTACAAATCTTAATATTTATAGAATTTCTGGAGATATATTTGCATTTTTAGCATTTGGAAATTTTAAATTAACTGAGTTGCATAAAACTTGTATAAATCTTAACACTTTATGTGATAGGGAGAGTTTTTTAATAGATGAGGATAATTTTGATATTTCATTTACAATTGGAATTGCTGATTACAATGAAAAAATATTGACTCATGCAGAAATTGCACTTTATTGGGCAAAAAAAATAAATATAGATATTGGAATATTTGATGAAAATATGCCTATTTATAAAGATTTGAAAAGTAATGTTGAATTAACTAAAGATATAAAACAATCATTAAAAGATGATAATATCTTAATTTATGGGCAAAAGATTATTGATAATAAAACAAAAAATTTAAAATATGAAACACTAATGAGAATGAAACTTTCAAATGGAAAAATCCTATCTCCTTTTGTGTTTTTAGAACATGCAAAAAAAGCAAGATTATATCCTATGATGACAAAAAAAGTTATTGAAAAATCTTGTGAATATTTTAAAGATAATGATAGTGTCTTTTCAATAAATCTAATGATAGAAGATATAAAAAATGAGAAAACTATAAATTTTTTATTTTCAAAATTAATGGAAACAAAAGTAGCTAATAGGGTTATTTTAGAAATTGTAGAATCAGAAGGAATAGAAAAATTTGAAGAGGTTGGTGATTTTATAAGAAAAGCAAAATCTCTTGGTTGTAGAGTTGCAATAGATGACTTTGGAACTGGATATTCAAATTTTGAATATATTATAAAATTAAATGTGGATTTTTTAAAAATAGATGGTTCTTTGATTAAGAATATCCATATAAATGAAAATATAAGATTAACAGTTTTAACTATTGTAAATTTTGCTAAAGTTTTAGGAATTAAGACTGTTGCTGAATTTGTACATTGCCAAGAGGTTCAAGATGTTGTTGAATCTTTGGGAATTGATTTTTCTCAAGGTTATTTGTTTCATGAACCTGAACATCTAGTTTGA
- a CDS encoding 2OG-Fe(II) oxygenase gives MTQISNKIFCSDFLISFDIETKLLTNPYYDYPFLIIENFLDENECYEINKKVKEDDDYQKAQIKIKEIITTAQINEEIRKTNIYSLSEKYLEIYTKRFLTFQAKIEDYFKLALTTSTQIQVLEYIKDSFYAMHSDDSSMIYKSNKLIGFLPVAKQRKISTVLFTTSSNKIASDDSFIGGELLFNFLFDKDGNEIKITPKAGMMIVFLSNPYFTHEVLKVISGRRISLVQWHNAIIN, from the coding sequence TTGACTCAAATTAGTAATAAAATTTTTTGTTCTGATTTTTTAATTTCATTTGATATTGAAACTAAACTATTAACTAACCCCTATTATGATTATCCTTTTTTAATTATTGAGAATTTTTTGGATGAAAATGAGTGTTATGAAATAAATAAAAAAGTAAAAGAAGATGATGATTATCAAAAGGCACAAATAAAAATAAAAGAGATTATAACAACAGCACAAATAAATGAAGAGATTAGAAAAACAAATATATATTCTTTAAGTGAAAAATATTTAGAAATTTATACTAAAAGATTTCTAACTTTTCAAGCAAAAATTGAAGATTATTTTAAATTAGCTTTGACAACATCTACTCAAATTCAAGTTTTAGAATATATAAAAGATTCTTTTTATGCTATGCATAGTGATGATTCAAGTATGATATATAAAAGCAATAAATTAATAGGATTTTTACCTGTTGCTAAACAAAGAAAAATTTCCACTGTCTTATTTACAACTTCATCCAATAAAATAGCAAGTGACGATAGTTTTATTGGTGGAGAACTTTTATTTAATTTTCTTTTTGATAAAGATGGAAATGAGATAAAAATAACACCAAAAGCTGGAATGATGATTGTGTTTTTAAGTAATCCCTATTTTACACATGAAGTTTTAAAAGTAATAAGTGGAAGAAGAATAAGCTTAGTACAATGGCATAATGCAATAATAAATTAA
- a CDS encoding ester cyclase — MKKLTNKELVKVYYDELWNKQNRDYIDILFDDNITFHGSLDISVKGKEELKKYMDTILTGIPNLFHSIVTMVCEGDTIAVKALYNGRHTGKLFDYEPTNNKIAYSGASFFKFKDGKIIDIWVLGDLKTLIKQLS, encoded by the coding sequence ATGAAGAAATTGACTAATAAAGAGCTTGTTAAAGTTTATTATGATGAATTATGGAACAAACAAAATAGAGATTATATAGATATTTTATTTGATGATAATATAACATTTCATGGTTCATTAGATATATCTGTAAAAGGTAAAGAGGAATTAAAAAAGTATATGGATACTATTTTAACTGGTATTCCTAATCTTTTTCATAGTATTGTAACTATGGTATGTGAAGGCGATACAATTGCTGTTAAAGCCTTATACAATGGTAGACATACAGGAAAACTATTTGATTATGAACCAACAAATAATAAAATCGCTTATAGTGGAGCATCTTTTTTCAAATTTAAAGATGGTAAAATTATAGATATTTGGGTTCTTGGTGACTTAAAAACTCTAATCAAGCAACTTTCATAA
- a CDS encoding Tex-like N-terminal domain-containing protein gives MTNNLIELLEEKTSFSKNIIQNILKLLDDGCTIPFIARYRKDLTSNATDEQLREFEEIYNYSLKLLNRKEEIINILKERNFLDEKIQNHINSATTLQMLEDIYAPFKDKKSSRTLSAIENGLEPLCNIIQSMKYSLEEINQKAKQFLNKEVTTIEDAINGASDIIAQRYADDFKTKEIIRNIVLNYGILETKKTKTFNESGVYTSIANVSEKIKYIKSHRFLAINRAVNEKELTVKIEVDENYILENIKKYKIPSSAASSKELVFEAYKDGLKRLLLPSLKREALSQLKEKASSEAITLFGKNLKELLLTPPLVNQVILGMDPGYVSGCKLAVIDENGNYLASNVIYPTKPKEDFHGSAKIVLELIKKYKINSIAIGNGTASQETAAFISKLISENNLDIKYAVVSEIGASVYSASKIAAMEYPNLDVTIRGAISIAQRLRDPMAALVKIDPKSLGIGQYQHDVNQKELEQKLQNVTVDLVNKVGVDLNSASYKLLSFISGISEKLALNIIEHKEKIKNFKTKSELLKVKGIGAKAYEQSVGFLRIKDGKSILDNTAIHPENYDIVEKLQKKYKIEEIKDSEIETIAKELNCPILLLKDIIAELLKPGHDVRSEFNEVEFSKDIKTIEDLKEGFIISGVIRNITDFGAFVDIGLKNDALLHISQISEKRISHPSDILSINQQLKNLKVINVDLEKQRVGVSLK, from the coding sequence TTGACTAATAATTTAATTGAACTTTTAGAAGAAAAAACATCTTTTTCTAAAAATATAATTCAAAATATACTAAAACTTCTTGATGATGGTTGTACTATCCCATTTATTGCAAGATACAGAAAAGATTTAACTTCAAATGCTACAGATGAACAACTTCGTGAGTTTGAAGAGATTTATAACTATTCTTTAAAACTTCTAAATAGAAAAGAAGAGATTATAAATATTCTAAAAGAACGAAACTTTTTAGATGAAAAAATCCAAAATCATATAAATAGTGCTACAACTTTGCAAATGTTAGAAGATATTTATGCTCCATTTAAAGATAAAAAATCTTCAAGAACTTTAAGTGCCATTGAAAATGGACTTGAACCACTCTGCAATATAATTCAATCAATGAAATATTCCCTTGAAGAAATAAATCAAAAAGCAAAACAGTTTTTAAATAAAGAAGTTACAACAATAGAAGATGCAATAAATGGAGCAAGTGATATTATCGCCCAAAGATATGCAGATGATTTTAAAACAAAAGAGATAATTCGAAATATCGTTTTAAACTATGGAATACTTGAAACTAAAAAAACAAAAACATTTAATGAATCTGGCGTTTATACAAGTATTGCAAATGTAAGCGAAAAAATAAAATATATAAAATCACATAGATTTTTAGCAATAAACAGAGCAGTAAATGAAAAAGAGTTAACTGTAAAAATTGAAGTTGATGAAAACTATATTTTAGAAAATATAAAAAAATATAAAATTCCATCAAGTGCAGCTAGTTCAAAAGAGTTAGTATTTGAAGCCTACAAAGATGGACTAAAAAGACTTTTGCTTCCAAGTCTAAAAAGAGAAGCTTTGAGCCAACTAAAAGAAAAAGCTTCAAGTGAAGCAATCACACTTTTTGGGAAAAATCTAAAAGAGTTACTTTTAACTCCTCCACTTGTAAATCAAGTAATTTTAGGAATGGATCCTGGATATGTAAGTGGTTGTAAACTAGCAGTCATCGATGAAAATGGAAACTACTTAGCTTCAAATGTTATTTATCCAACCAAACCAAAAGAGGATTTTCATGGTTCAGCAAAAATAGTATTAGAGTTAATCAAAAAATATAAAATCAACTCAATAGCAATAGGAAATGGAACAGCCTCACAAGAGACAGCAGCATTTATCTCAAAACTAATAAGTGAAAATAACTTAGATATAAAATACGCAGTTGTAAGTGAAATTGGAGCAAGTGTTTATTCAGCTTCAAAAATAGCTGCAATGGAATATCCAAACCTTGATGTGACAATAAGAGGTGCAATTTCAATAGCTCAAAGACTTCGTGATCCAATGGCAGCACTTGTGAAAATTGACCCTAAATCACTAGGAATTGGACAATATCAGCATGATGTAAATCAAAAAGAGTTAGAACAAAAACTTCAAAATGTAACTGTGGATTTAGTAAATAAAGTGGGAGTTGATTTGAACTCTGCTTCATATAAACTACTATCTTTCATCTCAGGAATCTCTGAAAAACTTGCCCTTAATATAATAGAACATAAAGAAAAAATCAAAAATTTCAAAACAAAATCAGAACTTCTAAAAGTAAAAGGAATCGGTGCAAAAGCCTATGAACAATCAGTTGGATTTTTACGAATCAAAGATGGAAAAAGTATCCTAGATAACACAGCAATTCACCCAGAAAACTATGACATAGTAGAAAAACTGCAAAAAAAATATAAAATAGAAGAGATAAAAGATAGTGAAATTGAAACTATAGCAAAAGAGCTAAACTGCCCTATTTTACTTTTAAAAGATATAATTGCTGAACTTTTAAAACCAGGGCATGATGTAAGAAGCGAATTTAATGAAGTAGAATTTTCAAAAGATATAAAAACCATAGAAGATTTAAAAGAGGGATTTATTATAAGTGGAGTTATACGAAATATCACAGACTTTGGAGCCTTTGTAGATATAGGATTAAAAAATGATGCCTTACTTCATATTTCACAAATAAGTGAAAAAAGAATCTCTCATCCAAGCGATATTTTAAGTATAAATCAACAACTTAAGAATCTCAAAGTTATAAATGTAGATTTGGAAAAACAAAGAGTTGGAGTTAGTTTAAAATAG